TGGGGGTCGAGTGGCACGCGCTGGGCGAAGGCTTCACGTGGGACTCCGACGACCTCAGCGTCGACAAGGCGGTCGCCGCCGAAGCTTGGGCCAAAGCGCGCTCGGTGATCGAGGCCGGACGGCACGAGATGGTGATCCTCGACGAGATCACCTACCTGATGAACTGGGGCTGGATCGACGCCGACGAGGTGATCCGCGCCATCGTCAACCGCCCGCCCGACGTCAACATCATCGCCACCGGACGCGATGCCAGCGAAGCCCTCATAGAGATCGCCGACACCGTCACCGAGATGCGTCAGATCAAGCACGCCTACGAGTCGGGCATCGCGGCCAAGCGCGGCATCGACTATTGACCAGCCCAAGCAGGTACCCGCCGGCGCGAACAGTGCTAAGCATTTCTGCGTGGCCCACGACGACGATCTGACCGCCCAAACGGTCGAACTCCTGCAGACCCTGATCCGCAACCAGTGTGTCAACGACGGCACCGCCCAGTCGGGCAACGAGGTTCGCAGCGCTGACGTGCTGCAGACCTTCATCGAAGGGTCCGGTGTCGACGTCGAGCGATACGAGGCGGCCCCAGGACGTGTGTCGCTGGTGGCCCGAATCGAAGGCAGCGACCCCGCCGCCCCCTCGCTGTGCCTGATGGGCCACACCGACGTCGTTCCGGTGAACCCCGACGGTTGGCGACGCGACCCGTTCGGCGGCGAACTGGTCGACGGCGAGGTCTGGGGCAGGGGCGCACTCGACATGCTCAACCTCACCTCGGCTCAGGCGGTGGCGTTTCGAGACCTGGCCCGGCGAGGGGTCAGGCCCAAGGGCGACGTCATCTATTTCGCCGTCGCCGACGAGGAGTCCGGCAGCAGCTACGGCGCCCAGTGGATGGCCGACAACCACCGCGACGCAATCTACGCCGACTACGTGATGACCGAGTCGGGCGGCGTTCACTCGGGATCGCCCGATGCACCCTCCATCAGCATCAACGTCGCAGAGAAGGGCGTGGCCTGGCGAAGGCTGCGCGTCAAGGGAACCCCTGGCCACGGCTCTATGCCGTTTCGGTCGGACAACGCCCTGGTGAAGGCCGGAGCGGTCATGCAGCGCCTCACCGAGTATCGGCCCCAGCCTCAGTTTCACGAGCTGTGGCGGGCCCAGATACACGCGCTCGACCTGCCGGCGGAAGCAAAGGCACAACTACTCGACGAAGACCGCATCGACGACTTCCTGGCCGCGGTGCCAAACGCCGGGGCTGCAACCCACTGGCACTCTTGCACCCACACGACCTTCTCGGTCAACGCAGCCCGCGGGGCCATGAAGACCAACGTGATACCCGACCCGATCGATCTCGAGGTCGACATCCGCACCATGCCCGGCGAGTCGACCGAAGAGGTTCAGGCGCATCTGGACGCTGCGCTGGGCGACCTGGCAACCGAGGTCGAGGTGGTGGCGCTGATGAACGATGCGGCCACCATCAGCCCCACCGACACTCCACTTTGGGACGCCATTCAACGCGCCGTGGTGAAGCCGTTCGCGAACGCCCGACTCAGCCCCCAGTTCAGCGTCGGATTCACCGACGCACGCGTCTACAGGCAGATGGGTTCGGTGGCCTATGGCACCGGGTTGTTCAGCCCAGAGATCAAGGGCAGCGACTTCGCGTCTCGCTTCCACGGCCACAACGAACGCATCGACGTCGAATCGCTGCGGCTCACCACACAGATGTACATCGACGTGCTGGCCGATTTCTGGCGCTGAGGAAACGACGGAGAACACGAGCGTGGGCATTCGCGACATCGTCGGCAAGCTCGACGACCTCGATCTGGGCAAGGTCAAGGATGTGGTCGAGACGATCTGGGACGATCGCGACAAGATCGGCGAAGTCGTCGACCTGGTGTGGTCCAACCGCGAACGTCTGGTGCCGGTTCTCGACTGGGTGAAAGAGCACGGCGACGATCTGCTCGACTTGATGGAGAAGGTGCCCGAAATATTGGGACGGGCCGGCCAGGCGCTGACCGAAGCAGGGCACAGCGCCACAACTGCAGCGGGTTGGCTGGTCGGCCAGGCCGACGATGGCGTGGTCGAGCTGGTCGAGGTCGCGGCGAAGGCCCTCGACTCGTGCTGGGACGAGCTCGACGATGTGGCCAAGCTGCTGCGAAGCATCGGCGATCGGGTCGACGATGTCGAGATTCCCACCGTTGCACCCCGGTACACCGAGGTGATGGGCTTCGACGTCGTCACCGGTATCGACTTCGGTTCCGATCCGTTCCTCGACGGGGTGGCCGACCGGCTCAAGGACGGCGCCGATCGGGTCGGTGGTGTCGCCGCCGGTCTCACCACGGTGGCGTCGCAGCTGCGCGATGTCGCCGCCCGCGTCGTCGACGCCGGCAACGATCTCGATCAGGTCGGCAAGCAGCTCGACTCGTCGGGTTCGGCGCTGATGGCCATGGGGGCGACACGGCCCGTCCGCACCCGGCCCAAGGCAAAGCCCGCAGCGTCGAAAGCGGTTGGTCGCAAGCGACGGGCGTAACATCGGCCGGGCCATGAACTTCAGCAAGCTTCTCATCGCCAACCGGGGCGAGATCGCAGTTCGCATCGCCCGCAGTGCCGCCGATCTGGGTCTGACGACGGTGTCGATCGCACCCGCCGACGACGCCGACTCGACCCACACCAGGGTCACCGACCAACACGTCGAGGTGCCAGGCACCGGCCCGGCCGCGTATCTCGACATTCACGCCGTGGTCGAAGCGGCCCGCTCGGTCGGCGCAGATGCCGTGCACCCCGGCTACGGGTTCCTCAGCGAGAACTCGGCGTTTGCATCTGCTTGCGCGGCAGCGGGCCTGGTGTTCGTCGGGCCATCGCCTGAGACGCTTCGGCTGTTCGGCGACAAGGCCACGGCGCGCGACCTCGCAGCAACACACCACGTGCCGATCACCCGCGGCCAGCCCGTCTCCACCGCAGACGAGGCTGCCGAGTTCATGACCGAGCTCGGCGGCCCGGTGATGATCAAGGCGGTGGCCGGGGGCGGCGGGCGTGGCATGCGTGTCGTCGAGCAGATCTCCGACGTGGCGGTGATGTTCGAACGCTGCGCCTCCGAGGCCCAAACCGCCTTCGGCGATCCGCGTCTGTACGTCGAACAGCTGGTGTCGCCCGCCCGTCACATCGAGGTTCAGCTCGTGGCCGACGCCCACGGCGACATGGTGGTTCTGGGCGACCGCGAGTGCAGCTTGCAGCGCCGGCGCCAAAAGATCGTCGAGATCGCTCCGGCCATCGGAATCTCTGCAAACACCCGCGCCCGCCTGTCGCAGGCCACCCTCGACCTCGCGAGGGCGGCCGACTATCACGGCATCGGGACATTCGAGTTCCTGGTCGACGCCGAAGGCAACCTGTTCTTCATCGAAGCCAACGCCCGCCTGCAGGTGGAACACACGGTCACCGAGACGGTCACCGGCATCGACCTGGTCGCTGCCCAGCTGAACATCGCATCGGGGCGGCACCTGATCGACCTCGGCATGGTCGCGGGACTCACCCCCGAACCCAACGGAGCGTCGATTCAGGCCAGGGTCATCGCCGAACGCCTCAGCCCCGATGGCGAGTCGTTGCCCGCGGGAGGCACCATCGAGGTGTTCACGCCCCCAACCGGACCAGGCGTCAGGGTCGACACGGCAGCGCGCGTGGGCCAGCGAATCAACCCGCGCTATGACTCGCTGGTGGCCAAGGTGGTCGTCCACGGCAGCGATTTCGGCGCCGCGATCCGCAAACTCGACAGGGCGCTGGGCGAATTCGACATCGCAGGCGCCAACACCAACATCGCCGTACTGCGCCACCTGTTGGCCGAGCCCGACATCGCTGCGGGCGAGTTCACCACCAACACCGTCGAACCCCGGCTGGTCGAGATAGGCCGGCGCCTGGCCGATGCTCCCCACGACAGCGACCCGCTGGCGGTGCTGTCCTCGGCAGGCCACAAGGCATCGGCCGGACCGACGGCTGCCGACGTTCCCGACGGCCACATCGGCGTGTGCGCGCCCCTGCTGGGCACCATCGTTTCGCTCGACGTCATGGTGGGCGACGAGGTGGCCGCCGGCAGCCAGCTCGCGGTCATGGAAGCCATGAAGATGGAGCATGTGGTGACCGCCCCAGAGTCTGGCTTCGTCACCGCAGTCCACGGCAACGAAGGCGACGCCATCGACCAGGGAACGCTTCTGGTGGTCATCGAGCCGGGCACGGTTTCGGTCGTGGGCGAGACAACGACCGACGAAATCGACCTCGACCACATCAGGCCCGACCTGGCCGAAACCCTCGAACGCCACGAGGTGGGGCTCGATCACCGGCGGCCGGCCGCGGTTGATCGCAGGCGCAGCCAGGGCCGCAGAACGGCCCGCGAGAACATCGCCGACCTGCTCGACGATGGGTCGTTCATCGAGTACGGCCCCCTTGTTCTGGCCGCTCAACGCAAGCGTCGCACGCTCCAGGAGCTGATCGAAAAGACACCGGGCGACGGTCTGGTGGGCGGGATCGGAACCGTGGGGGCCGATCGCTTCGACGACCCGCGCGTCGCGGTCATGACCTACGACTACACGGTTCTGGCCGGCACTCAGGGCCACATGAACCACTACAAGAAGGATCGTCTGTTCGAGCTGGCCGAACGCTGGAAGCTGCCCACGATCGTGTTCGCCGAAGGTGGGGGAGGGCGCCCCGGCGACACCGACGGCACCCAGGTCGCAGGCCTCGACTGTCTGGCGTTCTGGATCTTCGGACGCCTGAGCGGGTTGGTTCCACTGGTTGGTATCAACACCGGCTATTGCTTCGCGGGCAATGCTGCCCTCCTGGGCATGTGCGACGTGGTCATCGCCACCAAGGGATCCAACGTCGGCATGGGTGGTCCGGCAATGATCGAAGGCGGTGGGCTCGGCGTGTTCCACCCGTCGGAGGTCGGGCCCATCGAACACCAGTGGCCCAACGGTGTCATCGACATCATCGTCGAAGACGACGCAGAGGCCGTCGAGGTTGCAAAGAAGTACCTGTCGTACTTCCAGGGCCCCGTCGACGAGTGGGAGGCCGCCGACCAGCGCCGTCTGCGCCACGTGATCCCTGAGAACCGCCTGCGCATCTACGAGGTACGCGACGCGATCGAGCTGATCTTCGACACCGATTCGGTGCTCGAACTGCGCCGCGGCTTTGCGCCGGGCATGGTCACGGCACTGGCACGCATAGAGGGGCGACCCGTTGGGGTGATAGCCAACGACCCGACCCACCTGGCGGGGGCCATCGACTCGGACGGTGCAGACAAGGCCAGCCGCTTCATGCAGCTGTGCGACGCCTACGACATCCCCATCGTGTTCTTGTGCGACACACCAGGAATCATGGTGGGCCCCGAGGCCGAGAGGTCTGGCACCGTGCGTCACGCATCGCGCATGTTCGTCACCGGATCGTCGCTGAGCGTTCCCTTCTGCACCATCGTGCTGCGAAAGGGGTACGGCCTGGGCGCCCAAGCCATGGCGGGTGGCTCGTTCAAGGCGCCGGTGTTCATCGTCGCCTGGCCCACGGGCGAGTTCGGTGGGATGGGCCTGGAAGGAGCAGTGAAGCTGGGCTACCGCAACGAGCTGGCAGCCATAGAAGACCCCACCGAGCGCCAAGCCGAGTACGACAAGCGGGTTGCCCGGATGTACGAGGTGGGCAAGGGAATCAACTTCGCCAGCGTGTTCGAGATCGACGACGTCATCGACCCCGCCGACACCAGGCATTGGATAACCGGCGCGTTTCTCGCCGCCGGGCCCCCGCGGCCCCGTGACGGCAAGAAACGCCCGATGATCGACACCTGGTAGACCCGGTGCCAAGCACTGGGGTGCTCAGATCACTCCGGGGTGATTGAGAGCTTCTCGGCCCACATCGGGAGGCTCTCCTCGAAGTCGCGGTGGAACAGCAGGGCCGGCAGCATCGTCCGGTTGACGCCCGCCGCTTCGAGCTCTTCGACCGAACCGGCCGGGTCGTCACCCATCAGGCCTTGCACCGAGAACGTGATCTCGATCGCGTCGGGGTCGCGCCCACAATCGGTAGCGGTTTGGCGAACGATGTCTGCCAGTTCGACGATGTTTCCCTTGCCCGGGAAGAAGCCGTCGCCGAGTCGGCCAGCCCGCTCGGCGGCAGCGCGACTGTGTCCGCCGATGATGATGGGAACGGTGCCATTTGCCGGCTGCGGGTAGGACGACACACCCGAGAAGTCGACATAGTCGCCGTGGAACTCGACCGAGGGCCCAGACCACAGCGTGCGCATGGCCGCGATGTACTCGTCGGTGCGCTTGCCGCGGTTCTCCCACGGTATTCCGAGAGCATCGAACTCCTCGCGCAACCAGCCCACGCCAACACCCAGCTCGACGCGACCCTCGGTCAGGTGGTCCAGGGTTGCGACCTCCTTCGCAAACACCACCGGGTTGCGCTGAGGCAAGATCACAATGCCTGTGCACAGCTTCATGCGCCGGGTAGCCGCACCAACCCAGGTCAGCCACACGATGGGATCGGTGAGCTTCGACTTGGGATGAGCCGGCATCTTGCCCGACTGGTCGTAGGGGTACGACGAGCCGTAGTTGTCGGGAAACACCACGTGCTCGACAGTCCACAGGCTCTCGAACCCGGCCTCTTCGGCCGCGCTGGCAAACGCCGCCGCCCTCTGGCCGTCTGGGAAGACGGTGTTGGCGAACATGATTCCGCACTTCATGGGATTACCTCTCGGAGTTGGTTCTGGCTTCTTCTTGAACGCGCTTGGCGTTGCCCGAGACGAACTTGACCAGGTCGGGCTCGCTCATGCCGGCTTCGAGGAACCGGGCGCACAATTCGGCGAATTGGGAATAGTCGCGAAACCACGGACCCATGGCGAAATGGAGGTGGTCTGTGGCCCAACCGACGTGGTCGATGCCGGCGACCTCGACCATCGCCATGACGTTGGCCACGAACGCATCGGCGTCGGCAGCCCCAAACGGCGCGTCCACGGCCCAGGTGCCGACCATCCCGCCCGTCTCGGCGACCATCCTGGCGTGCTCCTCGGTGATCCAGCGGGGGTGAGGCTCGACGTCGATTCCGTGGGCCGCGGCGCAGGCCATCAGGGTGTGTGAGAGCGTAATCGGCCCCCCGGCAGCCTCAGCCATGTCGGCGGTCGACGCCAGGCTGGCGTGTGCAGCATCGATGACCATGCCGTTGGCCCTGGCCAACCGCACCGCCTCCTTGCCCAGATCCGACAGGCCACCATCCGCCGGCGGATCGGTCTGGCTGTCACCCAGCTTGGTGCGTACGTAATGGATTGGCTGGAACTTGGTGATGCCGTCAGAGGCCAAGATCGCTATGCGTGACAGGTCGTCCTCGACCATGTGTGCACCCTCGATCGACAGCAGAACCGCCAGCCGGCCTGCGTCGTGGATTCTTTCGAGGTCGGCGACGCTGCGTGCCACCGTGAGGGGCATCATCTCGCACAGAGTGGCCAACTGCGACAACATGCGCTGATACTCGGCCCATGCCTCTCCAGGCTCGTAGTCGCGCAACCGATTTCCGGGCGCACCCATCTTCATCACCGGGATGTCGCTGGTGAGGTTGATCGAAGCGCTGCGGCATCCCGCTGCCAGCATCTGATCGATGATGGTCGCCAGACCGTCGTCACCGGGGTACAGGTCGGGCGCCAGGCCGCGCACCTCCCACAGTCCCAGATGAGTGTGGAAGTCGAGCGCACCACGCTCGGCCAGCAGGTTCATGGCGCGTTCGACCGAATGCGGATCGGGTCGCCCAGAAGAAGTCACCAAAGCCTCCGATGGTTGTGGTCAGCCTCTGCCCGCATCTTTGCGACAACAGACGCAATGCGAACACCGAAGCCAGTGGCTTGCCGCAAAGATGCGGGCACTAACACCTCCGAAGACACGGCCGGTGGCCGAAGCACCCACCGTGCGGCTCAGCCATTCTTCGGCAGTTCGCGGAAGGGGGTGTCTGCCGCAGGGCCGGGCTCGCGCGGCAGGCCCAACACCCGCTCGCCGATGATGTTGCGCTGCACCTGGTCGGTGCCGCCATAAATCGACGGACCGGGCGAGAAGATCGCCGCCTCTTGAATGAGCCCGCCCGTCGCGCTGGACCGCCCCATGAGCATGGCGTCGGGCCCGATCACAGAAAGACCAACCTCTCGGAACTGCCGATACTGCTCGCTCATCTGGAGCTTGCCGATGTTGCCCTCGGCACCGGTGCGCTGATTGGCGTCTTTAGAGCGCAGAGCGTTCAGTCGGTTGATCTCGAGCAGCGAATGAAGACCCACCAGCCGCTGGCGGATGACCGGGTCGACGATCTTGCCGTTCTGACGGGCGATACCGACGATCTGATCGAACATCGACTTGCCCACTCCCACGACGCCACCGCCCCGGGCCTGGGATGCCTTGGCCACCACATCACCACACTTGCGGTCGAGGTTGCCCGCTATCTGGCCGGCCGCACACTGGGGCATGGAAGCCGACCCGGTGCCCAGGCTGGCTCGCTCCCACATCAGGGTGGTGTTAGCAACCCGCCAGCCATCGCCCAGGCCGCCGATAGCTGCCGCTGCATCGACCCTGGCATCGGTGAGGAAGACCTCGTTGAACAGGGCTCGGCCGGTCATCTCGCGAAGTGGCCTGACATCGACGCCCGGCTGGTTCATCTCGATGGCGAAATACGAGATTCCCTTGTGCTTTGGAGCGTCGGGGTCGGTGCGGGCGATCAGCATGCCCATATCTGCGATGTGGCCGCCCGAGGTCCACACCTTCTGGCCGTTGACGATGAACTCGTCGCCGTCGCGGTCGGCCTTGGTGTTCAGACCGGCCAGGTCAGATCCGGCGCCTGGCTCGGAAAACAGCTGACACCAGGCCTGCTGGCCGTTCAAGATCGGAGGCACGAAGCGCTCGATCTGCTCGGGTGTGCCGTGCGTGGCGATCGTGGGTGCGGCCAACATGGTGCCCAAGCCGGTGGGCGGGCTGATGACCCCCTTCGATGCCAGCGCCCGGCTGACAGCCTGGGCTTCGGGTCGCGAATAGCCGCGACCGCCTGCCTCTGGCGGCAGCATCGGATGCGACAGGCCCGCGTCGGCAAGCCGCTGCCACCACTGCGCGACGGTGGCGTCGGGGTCCCAGTTGTCGTCGACCCATGCCGCAACTTCTCGTTCGATCGCTTCGCTCACCAGACCTCCAGGCGTACCGTTTCGTCGCTCGATGATGCACCATCGCGCATGAAACAGGCCAGAATCGACTACTGATCTCGGCCAAGATGACGACTGGAAAGCCCATGGACTGCCTTCGAGAACTACTCAGCGAACGCGACGTGCTGCTCGTGGACGGGGCGATGGGCACACGGCTGTTCGAGACGGGTCTCGAACCGGGCGATGCACCAGAGCGAATGAACCTGGACGCCCCCGCCGCGGTCACCGACGTGCACCGCGCCTACGTGGCCGCGGGATCAGACATCGTTCTCACCAACTCTTTCGGGGGTACCCGGTATCGGCTGGCTCTGCACTCGCTCGACGATCGCGTGGTCGAGATCAACGCCGCAGCAGCGCGCAACGCCAGGGCCGCAGCCGACGAGGTCGACCGCAAGGTGCTGGTTGCCGGTTCTGTGGGTCCCACCGGCGAACTGCTGGTGCCCATGGGAAGCCTCGAACCCGACGCAGCCCGCGCCGCATTCGCCGACCAGGCCAAGGGTCTGGCAGAGGGCGGAGCCGACATCATCTGGATCGAGACCATGAGCTCGCTCGAAGAGGCCGAGGCCGCGGTCGAAGGCGCGCGGTCGGTCACGTCGCTGCCGATCGTCGTGACCATGAGCTTCGACACAGCAGGACGCACGATGATGGGCGTCACCGGAACGATGGCCGCAGAGCGGTTCTCGGCCATGGGCGTCACAGCGGTGGGTGCCAACTGTGGCAACAACCTCGCCGACACCGAGGCCGCCGTCGCAGAGATACGGGCCGCGGCCCCCGACCTGTTGGTGGTGTCGAAGGCCAACGCCGGCATACCCCAGTGGGTCGGAAGCGAGCTGCACTACAGC
Above is a genomic segment from Acidimicrobiales bacterium containing:
- the cobO gene encoding cob(I)yrinic acid a,c-diamide adenosyltransferase, encoding MTDTPPEQDPRPQLRNARSLVIVNTGNGKGKSSSAFGMMCRGVARGWNVAVLQFLKSGEWQVGEETVGRQLGVEWHALGEGFTWDSDDLSVDKAVAAEAWAKARSVIEAGRHEMVILDEITYLMNWGWIDADEVIRAIVNRPPDVNIIATGRDASEALIEIADTVTEMRQIKHAYESGIAAKRGIDY
- a CDS encoding acyl-CoA dehydrogenase family protein; this translates as MSEAIEREVAAWVDDNWDPDATVAQWWQRLADAGLSHPMLPPEAGGRGYSRPEAQAVSRALASKGVISPPTGLGTMLAAPTIATHGTPEQIERFVPPILNGQQAWCQLFSEPGAGSDLAGLNTKADRDGDEFIVNGQKVWTSGGHIADMGMLIARTDPDAPKHKGISYFAIEMNQPGVDVRPLREMTGRALFNEVFLTDARVDAAAAIGGLGDGWRVANTTLMWERASLGTGSASMPQCAAGQIAGNLDRKCGDVVAKASQARGGGVVGVGKSMFDQIVGIARQNGKIVDPVIRQRLVGLHSLLEINRLNALRSKDANQRTGAEGNIGKLQMSEQYRQFREVGLSVIGPDAMLMGRSSATGGLIQEAAIFSPGPSIYGGTDQVQRNIIGERVLGLPREPGPAADTPFRELPKNG
- the bmt gene encoding betaine--homocysteine S-methyltransferase; amino-acid sequence: MDCLRELLSERDVLLVDGAMGTRLFETGLEPGDAPERMNLDAPAAVTDVHRAYVAAGSDIVLTNSFGGTRYRLALHSLDDRVVEINAAAARNARAAADEVDRKVLVAGSVGPTGELLVPMGSLEPDAARAAFADQAKGLAEGGADIIWIETMSSLEEAEAAVEGARSVTSLPIVVTMSFDTAGRTMMGVTGTMAAERFSAMGVTAVGANCGNNLADTEAAVAEIRAAAPDLLVVSKANAGIPQWVGSELHYSGTPDVMAAHAHRVRGLGAEIIGGCCGSAPEHLAHMRKVLDGDIDVPEVEVGVATARAEESGERAARRARRRR
- a CDS encoding carboxyl transferase domain-containing protein yields the protein MNFSKLLIANRGEIAVRIARSAADLGLTTVSIAPADDADSTHTRVTDQHVEVPGTGPAAYLDIHAVVEAARSVGADAVHPGYGFLSENSAFASACAAAGLVFVGPSPETLRLFGDKATARDLAATHHVPITRGQPVSTADEAAEFMTELGGPVMIKAVAGGGGRGMRVVEQISDVAVMFERCASEAQTAFGDPRLYVEQLVSPARHIEVQLVADAHGDMVVLGDRECSLQRRRQKIVEIAPAIGISANTRARLSQATLDLARAADYHGIGTFEFLVDAEGNLFFIEANARLQVEHTVTETVTGIDLVAAQLNIASGRHLIDLGMVAGLTPEPNGASIQARVIAERLSPDGESLPAGGTIEVFTPPTGPGVRVDTAARVGQRINPRYDSLVAKVVVHGSDFGAAIRKLDRALGEFDIAGANTNIAVLRHLLAEPDIAAGEFTTNTVEPRLVEIGRRLADAPHDSDPLAVLSSAGHKASAGPTAADVPDGHIGVCAPLLGTIVSLDVMVGDEVAAGSQLAVMEAMKMEHVVTAPESGFVTAVHGNEGDAIDQGTLLVVIEPGTVSVVGETTTDEIDLDHIRPDLAETLERHEVGLDHRRPAAVDRRRSQGRRTARENIADLLDDGSFIEYGPLVLAAQRKRRTLQELIEKTPGDGLVGGIGTVGADRFDDPRVAVMTYDYTVLAGTQGHMNHYKKDRLFELAERWKLPTIVFAEGGGGRPGDTDGTQVAGLDCLAFWIFGRLSGLVPLVGINTGYCFAGNAALLGMCDVVIATKGSNVGMGGPAMIEGGGLGVFHPSEVGPIEHQWPNGVIDIIVEDDAEAVEVAKKYLSYFQGPVDEWEAADQRRLRHVIPENRLRIYEVRDAIELIFDTDSVLELRRGFAPGMVTALARIEGRPVGVIANDPTHLAGAIDSDGADKASRFMQLCDAYDIPIVFLCDTPGIMVGPEAERSGTVRHASRMFVTGSSLSVPFCTIVLRKGYGLGAQAMAGGSFKAPVFIVAWPTGEFGGMGLEGAVKLGYRNELAAIEDPTERQAEYDKRVARMYEVGKGINFASVFEIDDVIDPADTRHWITGAFLAAGPPRPRDGKKRPMIDTW
- a CDS encoding LLM class F420-dependent oxidoreductase, which translates into the protein MKCGIMFANTVFPDGQRAAAFASAAEEAGFESLWTVEHVVFPDNYGSSYPYDQSGKMPAHPKSKLTDPIVWLTWVGAATRRMKLCTGIVILPQRNPVVFAKEVATLDHLTEGRVELGVGVGWLREEFDALGIPWENRGKRTDEYIAAMRTLWSGPSVEFHGDYVDFSGVSSYPQPANGTVPIIIGGHSRAAAERAGRLGDGFFPGKGNIVELADIVRQTATDCGRDPDAIEITFSVQGLMGDDPAGSVEELEAAGVNRTMLPALLFHRDFEESLPMWAEKLSITPE
- a CDS encoding membrane dipeptidase — its product is MTSSGRPDPHSVERAMNLLAERGALDFHTHLGLWEVRGLAPDLYPGDDGLATIIDQMLAAGCRSASINLTSDIPVMKMGAPGNRLRDYEPGEAWAEYQRMLSQLATLCEMMPLTVARSVADLERIHDAGRLAVLLSIEGAHMVEDDLSRIAILASDGITKFQPIHYVRTKLGDSQTDPPADGGLSDLGKEAVRLARANGMVIDAAHASLASTADMAEAAGGPITLSHTLMACAAAHGIDVEPHPRWITEEHARMVAETGGMVGTWAVDAPFGAADADAFVANVMAMVEVAGIDHVGWATDHLHFAMGPWFRDYSQFAELCARFLEAGMSEPDLVKFVSGNAKRVQEEARTNSER
- a CDS encoding M20/M25/M40 family metallo-hydrolase, yielding MAHDDDLTAQTVELLQTLIRNQCVNDGTAQSGNEVRSADVLQTFIEGSGVDVERYEAAPGRVSLVARIEGSDPAAPSLCLMGHTDVVPVNPDGWRRDPFGGELVDGEVWGRGALDMLNLTSAQAVAFRDLARRGVRPKGDVIYFAVADEESGSSYGAQWMADNHRDAIYADYVMTESGGVHSGSPDAPSISINVAEKGVAWRRLRVKGTPGHGSMPFRSDNALVKAGAVMQRLTEYRPQPQFHELWRAQIHALDLPAEAKAQLLDEDRIDDFLAAVPNAGAATHWHSCTHTTFSVNAARGAMKTNVIPDPIDLEVDIRTMPGESTEEVQAHLDAALGDLATEVEVVALMNDAATISPTDTPLWDAIQRAVVKPFANARLSPQFSVGFTDARVYRQMGSVAYGTGLFSPEIKGSDFASRFHGHNERIDVESLRLTTQMYIDVLADFWR